A window of Corallococcus macrosporus DSM 14697 contains these coding sequences:
- the selD gene encoding selenide, water dikinase SelD — MAEKKKDTAKRLTELSHCAGCAAKLRASDLATVLGGLKSTNKGPQALVGFSTNDDAAVYRLAPGMAVVETVDFFPPVVDDPFQFGAIAAANALSDIYAMGARPLFALNLVCFPDELPLKVLQRILAGGQSKADEAGIPILGGHSIRDPEPKFGMAVTGVVHPKKVLTNAGAKPGDVLFLTKPLGSGIATTAIKRGVASRQLAKRALGVMTTLNRAAGEVFASGKFKVNALTDVTGYGLLGHLLEMMTAARARATLDLERIPLIAEVPALAEEGVVPGGTKSNLAHVHKKVRFPEGLPECIQWVLADAQTNGGLLASVPARQALKALKALEAAGVDAALIGEVQAGKPGIDVVG, encoded by the coding sequence ATGGCGGAGAAGAAGAAGGACACGGCGAAGCGTCTCACCGAGCTGAGCCACTGCGCGGGCTGCGCGGCGAAGCTGCGGGCCTCGGACCTGGCGACCGTGCTGGGCGGGCTCAAGTCCACCAACAAGGGCCCCCAGGCCCTGGTGGGGTTCTCCACGAATGACGACGCGGCCGTGTACCGGCTGGCGCCCGGCATGGCCGTGGTGGAGACGGTGGACTTCTTCCCCCCCGTGGTGGACGACCCGTTCCAGTTCGGCGCCATCGCCGCGGCGAACGCGCTGTCGGACATCTACGCCATGGGCGCGCGGCCCCTCTTCGCGCTCAACCTGGTGTGCTTCCCGGACGAGCTCCCGCTGAAGGTGCTCCAGAGAATCCTGGCGGGCGGCCAGTCCAAGGCGGACGAGGCCGGCATCCCCATCCTGGGCGGCCACAGCATCCGGGACCCGGAGCCCAAGTTCGGCATGGCCGTCACCGGCGTGGTGCACCCGAAGAAGGTGCTCACCAACGCGGGGGCGAAGCCGGGCGATGTGCTCTTCCTCACCAAGCCCCTGGGCTCGGGCATCGCCACCACCGCCATCAAGCGGGGCGTGGCGTCCAGGCAGCTCGCGAAGCGGGCGCTGGGCGTCATGACGACGCTCAACCGCGCCGCCGGCGAGGTGTTCGCCTCCGGGAAGTTCAAGGTGAACGCCCTCACGGACGTGACGGGCTACGGCCTCTTGGGGCACCTGCTGGAGATGATGACCGCGGCCAGGGCGCGCGCCACGTTGGACCTGGAGCGCATCCCGCTCATCGCGGAGGTGCCCGCGCTGGCGGAGGAGGGCGTGGTCCCCGGCGGCACGAAGTCCAACCTCGCCCACGTCCACAAGAAGGTCCGCTTCCCTGAAGGGCTGCCCGAGTGCATCCAGTGGGTGCTCGCGGACGCGCAGACCAACGGCGGCCTGCTGGCCAGCGTCCCCGCGCGGCAGGCGCTCAAGGCGCTCAAGGCGTTGGAGGCGGCCGGCGTGGACGCGGCGCTCATTGGCGAGGTCCAGGCGGGGAAGCCGGGCATCGACGTGGTGGGCTGA
- a CDS encoding N-acetylmuramoyl-L-alanine amidase family protein, producing MPSPRRPLLGLLSLLWLVPVIAGAAERPARIIIDPGHGGAKEGARGPGKLREKDVALQITLRLRDKLEAAGGDVFLTRERDTLVSLTERVAWTNDHAPDLFISIHANSMPTRRMRARTEGVETYFLSASASGDAALAVADRENAEAPMSRAARTDSTLAFILQDLARTEAHADSSRLAYAIHPRLVRKTRAANRGVQQAPFFVLSGVECPAVLVEVGYISHPVEGPRLARPEYQEKLAEAITEGVLAFLKETRRRDAVRGTEVAGPVSP from the coding sequence ATGCCGTCGCCGCGCCGCCCCCTCCTCGGCCTCCTGTCCCTGCTCTGGCTGGTCCCCGTCATCGCCGGGGCGGCGGAGCGTCCCGCGCGCATCATCATCGACCCGGGGCATGGTGGCGCGAAGGAGGGCGCCAGGGGCCCCGGGAAGCTGCGGGAGAAGGACGTCGCGCTCCAGATTACGCTCCGCTTGCGCGACAAGCTGGAGGCCGCGGGCGGCGACGTGTTCCTGACGCGCGAGCGGGACACGTTGGTGTCGTTGACGGAGCGCGTGGCGTGGACCAACGACCACGCGCCAGACTTGTTCATCTCCATCCACGCCAACTCCATGCCCACCCGGCGGATGCGCGCGCGCACCGAGGGCGTGGAGACGTACTTCCTGTCCGCCAGCGCCTCCGGAGACGCCGCGCTCGCGGTGGCGGACCGGGAGAACGCGGAGGCGCCCATGTCCCGCGCCGCGCGGACGGACTCCACGCTGGCCTTCATCCTCCAGGACCTGGCGCGCACGGAGGCGCACGCGGACTCCTCGCGGCTGGCCTACGCCATCCACCCGCGCCTGGTGCGAAAGACGCGCGCGGCGAACCGGGGCGTGCAGCAGGCGCCCTTCTTCGTCCTCTCCGGCGTGGAGTGCCCGGCCGTCCTGGTGGAGGTGGGCTACATCTCCCATCCCGTGGAGGGCCCCCGGCTGGCGCGGCCGGAGTACCAGGAGAAGCTGGCCGAGGCGATTACCGAGGGCGTGCTGGCCTTCCTCAAGGAGACGCGGCGCCGGGACGCCGTCCGGGGGACCGAGGTGGCGGGCCCCGTGTCGCCCTGA
- the rph gene encoding ribonuclease PH produces the protein MRSFQRGALDLRPVVLTPGVSRYAEGSVQVEFGHTKVLVTCSTEERVPPHLMGKGTGWVTAEYGMLPRATHSRNPRESAKGKQTGRTMEIQRLIGRSLRAAVDLSTLGTRTLTLDCDVLQADGGTRTASITGAYVALVLALRSLQKAGTISKLPKLTPLAAVSVGIVKGEVRVDLDYDEDSTADVDLNLVATADGRMVELQGTAEHQLFDRKALDAMVDGGLAAIQRLTAAQAQVLG, from the coding sequence GTGCGTTCCTTCCAACGTGGTGCGCTGGACCTTCGCCCCGTCGTCCTCACCCCCGGTGTCTCCCGCTACGCGGAGGGCTCGGTGCAGGTGGAGTTCGGCCACACCAAGGTGCTCGTCACCTGCTCCACGGAGGAGCGCGTCCCGCCACACCTGATGGGCAAGGGCACCGGCTGGGTGACGGCGGAGTACGGCATGCTGCCGCGCGCCACGCACTCGCGGAACCCGCGCGAGTCCGCCAAGGGCAAGCAGACGGGCCGCACCATGGAAATCCAGCGGCTCATCGGCCGCTCCCTGCGCGCAGCGGTGGACCTGTCCACCCTGGGCACCCGCACCCTCACGCTGGACTGTGACGTGCTCCAGGCGGACGGCGGCACCCGCACCGCCTCCATCACCGGGGCCTACGTGGCGCTGGTGCTGGCGCTGCGCTCGCTGCAGAAGGCCGGAACGATTTCCAAGCTGCCCAAGCTGACGCCGCTGGCGGCCGTGTCCGTGGGCATCGTGAAGGGCGAGGTCCGGGTGGACCTGGACTATGACGAGGACTCCACCGCGGACGTGGACCTGAACCTCGTCGCCACCGCGGACGGCCGCATGGTGGAGCTGCAGGGGACGGCGGAGCACCAGCTCTTCGACCGCAAGGCCCTGGACGCCATGGTGGACGGCGGGCTGGCCGCCATCCAGCGGCTGACGGCCGCGCAGGCGCAGGTGCTGGGATGA
- the rdgB gene encoding RdgB/HAM1 family non-canonical purine NTP pyrophosphatase, translated as MTARPRLLFATTNQGKLRELRGLVGDAVEVVSLADLPPVPEPVEDGATFEENAVMKARAYADATGLLTLADDSGLCVDALGGRPGVQSARYAPGDDRARYEKLLAELAGVPDAQRTASFRCALALVRPGGGEAKVEVGQCDGRIGHAPKGSHGFGYDPVFILPGGDRALAELTPEEKSAISHRGKAFQKMKPHLLGL; from the coding sequence ATGACGGCGAGGCCCCGGCTGCTGTTCGCCACCACCAACCAGGGCAAGCTGCGCGAGCTGCGCGGCCTCGTGGGAGACGCGGTGGAGGTGGTGTCCCTGGCGGACCTGCCGCCTGTCCCCGAGCCGGTGGAGGACGGCGCCACCTTCGAGGAGAACGCCGTGATGAAGGCCCGCGCCTACGCGGACGCCACCGGCCTGCTCACCCTGGCGGACGACTCCGGGCTGTGTGTGGACGCGCTGGGCGGCCGGCCCGGCGTGCAGTCCGCGCGCTATGCCCCCGGGGATGACCGGGCCCGCTACGAGAAGCTGCTGGCCGAGCTGGCCGGCGTGCCGGACGCCCAGCGCACCGCGTCCTTCCGCTGCGCGCTGGCGCTGGTCCGGCCCGGGGGCGGGGAGGCGAAGGTGGAGGTGGGGCAGTGCGACGGCCGCATCGGGCATGCGCCCAAGGGCAGCCACGGCTTCGGTTATGACCCCGTCTTCATCCTCCCGGGCGGGGACAGGGCCCTGGCGGAGCTGACGCCGGAGGAGAAGTCCGCCATCTCCCACCGGGGGAAGGCCTTCCAGAAGATGAAGCCCCACCTGCTGGGCTTGTAG